In Meleagris gallopavo isolate NT-WF06-2002-E0010 breed Aviagen turkey brand Nicholas breeding stock chromosome 14, Turkey_5.1, whole genome shotgun sequence, the genomic stretch TCGTGATGGCGGAGGCACTCGGCTTCGCACCTCCCTCAGGCGCCCTGCCCGCTCCTAACATGGCCGCTTCGCCCGCTTCCAAGATGGCGGCGCAGGCTCGTACCATAGAGACGCACGGCGGGCCGCTCTGNNNNNNNNNNNNNNNNNNNNNNNNNNNNNNNNNNNNNNNNNNNNNNNNNNNNNNNNNNNNNNNNNNNNNNNNNNNNNNNNNNNNNNNNNNNNNNNNNNNNNNNNNNNNNNNNNNNNNNNNNNNNNNNNNNNNNNNNNNNNNNNNNNNNNNNNNNNNNNNNNNNNNNNNNNNNNNNNNNNNNNNNNNNNNNNNNNNNNNNNNNNNNNNNNNNNNNNNNNNNNNNNNNNNNNNNNNNNNNNNNNNNNNNNNNNNNNNNNNNNNNNNNNNNNNNNNNNNNNNNNNNNNNNNNNNNNNNNNNNNNNNNNNNNNNNNNNNNNNNNNNNNNNNNNNNNNNNNNNNNNNNNNNNNNNNNNNNNNNNNNNNNNNNNNNNNNNNNNNNNNNNNNNNNNNNNNNNNNNNNNNNNNNNNNNNNNNNNNNNNNNNNNNNNNNNNNNNNNNNNNNNNNNNNNNNNNNNNNNNNNNNNNNNNNNNNNNAGGGGAGCAGGTCGGCCGGGGCCTGGCTGCGGGGGCCCGGAGGCGAAGGCCTGCGTGGCTGCGATGGCAGCACGAGTGCCTGCGGGCCCGTTAACCACGGTGTGCAGTCCAGTGTTCTGCTAACCTCGCCGTCCTAAAAGTAAACAGCACCGGGAGGGGACTTTCTGTCCTACGCAGGTCCCTGGATGTCACCGCTTTCCGTGCAGATCGTTAGCATTGGCAAGGATCTTGCTTCCTTATCGTTTCTGTTTTAACTTAAATATTTGAGGTATTGGCCTGCGTCTTATCTCTTGCCAACTTTTAtaagcattcattttttctctaaCAGGATGAGCAAGATTTTTGGTTGTGGCTTTTGGTGATTGCTATGTATTCTGCAGAAGAAACTTTCTAAAAAGTATATTTGCTGCCAGagtaatgtttgttttttttttatggggGTCATGTGGCTCAagtatttaaaatggaaaaaatctaATTTGCACAACAGAGAGCAGAAGAGCATTACGGTAAACTTCATGGGAATCTTTCCACAGTAGCATGTTCACTACACCATATATAAGCAGTGCTGACTTTCAAGTTAGGCTATATGTCTCTTCTTTGCATTCTGGTCATACTGACTAATATTGAAATAAAACTATAAGCTGTTGGTTTCCATGCCCAAATACCACTGAGGCAATTGAAGAGGGCAACTTGGGAAATACTTCAAAGGAAATATGAGTTATCCTCGAGGAAAGACAACAAGGCTGGctgcccagctgaagtgcctctacacCAATACAGTCAGCTTGGGAAACAAACTGGAGAAGCTGGAAGCCACCGTGCTACTAGAAAGCCATGATGTAGTCATTGAAACCTGGTGGGATGATTCCCACGACTGGAGTGTGGCTGTTGACAGCTACAAGCAGTTTAGAAGCTACAGGTGAGAAAGGGGGAGAGGAAGCATTGCCCTGTATGTCTATAAAAGAACAGAGTGTAAAGAGCTGACCATGAAGAATGGCCATGAGCAAGCTGAAAGCCTATGGGTTAGAGTTAGAAACTGAGACAGAAAAGGGAGCCTTGTGGTTGGGGCCTGATGGAACGGACCTTATTGATGAAGCCTTCTTCCTCCAGCTACAAGAGACATTGTGTTCACAAGCTCTCATCCTGCTGGAAGACTTAAGCCACCATGATATTTGCTGGAAAAGTAGCATGGCAAGCTGTAGGCaatccaggaggctcctggaatgcaCTGAGGACAACTTCCTGAGTCAAATAGTAGATGGCCCTACCAGGGAGGATACAGTACAGAATCTGTTGCTCACCAATGTGAGTAAATTGATTGGAGGctgcctgggctgtagtgacaCAAACTCTCCATCCCCAGGTGTAGGCCATcgggaaaggaaggcaagagactGGCATGGCAGAACCAGGATCTGCTGGACAAACcagagagcaagaagaaaatgcacaggcagtaGAAACAGGGATAGGTACTGTGGGAGTATAGGGATGCTGCTAGGCTGTGCAGGGACGTAGTGAAGAAGACAAGGTTCAACTGGAACTGGTTTTGGTAAGGAGTGCCAAGGAGAGCAAGAAAAGCTTGTATCTCAATAGAAAAGGTTAGTCCAAGAAGGCATACCTCCACTAGTGAGTAGTACAGGCAGGCTGGTGCTTTTTTGCATCAGTCACTGGCAGCTACTCTTTACACAGCCCTTGAGGGAATGGGTTGGAAAGTGGGGATGTGGGAGTTCTCAGTGCGGGAGAAGTCGTGGATCTGTTGtagcatgtccagaggagggccacaaaaatgatccaaggcaTGGAACACCTCCCTGCAAGGAcggctgagagctggggctgtgcagcatggaggagagctgagagcagcttgtcagtatctgaaggggctgtaagaaaggacagcctctttagcagggtctgttgtgacagaacagggagaaaaggtttcaaactgaaagagggggagatttagattgagtagaaagaaaacctttttgCAGTAGGGGTAGTGaggcacaggttgcccatagaGGTGGTGGtaccccgtccctggagacaaTCAAGACCAGGACAGGTGAAGCTATAGGTGTTgctgttcactgcagggcagttggatCACATGGCCTGtaatgatcccttccaactaaaAGGATTCTGTGACTGTAGTTGATTAGGCATATAGAACACAGTAGCtacattatttctcttttattttaaatgcagatgaTGCTGCACACAGTTCTGTTGTGTTTCCCATGGGAGCTCTGTGTCACTGGTTATTAAAACTGAGGAGCTTTTCTAATATCCAGCAGACTTTTGAAACAAAACCATGCTCAGAGTCGTGAGgtactgctgctttctgcatcaCTGATTCCTGTGGTATATCAGGGGCAGTTTTCCTCAACACTAATTAAATGTGCTGAATTAAATTAATAGGGCCAGCCTGGGAATTAGATAACCAAGCCATTAGCCAAGGACAGTGAAACTGAGTAAGGATTGTTTTAATGGTTTTGAATGAAAAACTCTCAGATAAGAGTGGAGTCAGATGTGTGCCATGACATGGCTCTTCCATGGAAAGCTGCTTCCTTGGAAGTGATTGCCTCAAAATATACATCAGTGAGGGACTGACCCTAAATGTTGCCGCTCTGTTTGTTGAGCACATGCTCTATATATGCTCCATATATATGTGCTCCATCCTTTCTTGTCTCGTTTGGCTTCAGTGATATTTTTCCTAAAACCTGAAATTCTTCAGGAAATGTTTGTTGTGGTATATATGAGGGAGAGTTAACAGCTTTCAAGtgtagctttaaaaaaattaaatttatacaGGCAGTAAAACAGGTTTAAAACATGGGCCGGAGACCTTTTGGCTTTCAGTGTGACCAGGAGGCTCTGCTTCACTCTGATCCATTTCTTCTTGCATAGGTTTAAACTTGCATGCACAGAACCTCGTAACTGCAGCAGAAACGTTTTAGGGCAAAGTTGAAGATGTTTTTGAAGGAGTGTAAATGACATCTGCTTTCAGCTTTTGGAGAAAATACTTTTGGCAGCCCTCCAACTGCTTCTCTGCTTGCACCATTTCTTTCCCAGTGGAAGCCTGTTTTCTTCCATGGTTAACTGCTTTGTGGGCTTTTTGTACAGAACAGTCCTAACTCAGTTCTGTCTTATGGCTCTGCTGCCAGGTgctagttttttgtttggtgcTTTCTTGTGAgggctgtttgttttgctttgaaggAAAGGATAAACTGACCTAAAGAGCTTAGCTGCGTTATTTTGTGCATTCAGAAGCTCTGCTCTTTTAGATACTTTTTGTGGATATGAAAATGTGGAATCCAAGCTTTGAAATAGAGATTTTTATCaacttcttttaaattttattttgaaagtatgATCTATATCCAGGTGAATTTTATTCTAAACATTCATTGTCGTTTTTCTGATACAACTGCATGCTTTCCTTAGtgttatattttttatttattgtagaAATATTACTATCAAAATGACCCCTTCAGAAGGAACTGTGATGCACTGTAAGACAATTCTGGCTTAAGAGATTAATGACAAACGTGtttctaaatgaaaagaaaaagataataaaaatgaacataGTCAAAAAAAGCGAAGTGCCCCAGAATTCCTGTGCAGTGTCATTCAGGTAGACTAATAACAGCTACACCTGTTGCCTCCCCTCCCCTCGCCAGCATAATTGTCTACGTAGCATATAACTGCTAAGAAATTGCCATTTCCATATAGAATAATGTATGGAGATTTCCGTTACTGTATTTCCTTTAGATTTGAGTCATTTCCTAGAGCTTCTATGTAGTAACTTTCTTCTCTGATGATATACCTTAGAATTTCTTTTACAGTACGTCATCAAAAAGTTAAACCTTAAGCATGCTTCCAGCCGCGAGAGGAAGGCAGCGGAGCAGGAGGCACAGCTGCTATCCCAGCTGAAACACCCCAACATAGTGGCATACCGGGAATCCTGGCAGGGCGAGGATGGGCTGCTGTACATCGTTATGGGCTTCTGCGAAGGAGGAGACCTGTATCACAGACTCAAAGAGCAGAAGGGCAAACTTCTGCCAGAAAATCAGGTGGTAGAATGGTTTGTCCAGATTGCCATGGCATTGcaggtaaaataaaatgtgactttgtcattttaaaatagaaatttaatttgtttctttctgcctcTAGAATTCCATAGTTAGGCTACAGATTTTGAAATCCGGTTTGGCTGGGTTGACAGCTGAGTACAATGGTTATCAGTTCCATTCGTGGCCTGTCTGCAGGTCACTGCAGTCAAACTCACTATTTCAGAGAGGATTTTGCCAGCACTTGGTGTATCTACATCTCTGTCACAGTAGACAGTGGTAACTTCCAAGGTGTTTGTAGTCTGAAATGCTTCTGTGGTTTGACTTTTTGGATCAGACTTAAAGAGTGTAgctgttgttctgttttctttagaagaaaaggcttctttcagaagcatcttgttttctgtggtttgctgtttctttaaatggTAAGTTTAAACTGCTGATTcatcattttcttaaatataatcTGACTCCATTGTCATTGGAGATTATCAAACTTTAAAAGCTGTTACTGTGGTAATAAAGACAAGATAGAAATATTAACACTGAGAAATAAGAATTTTCTGTCCCGCTCCTTAAAAGTTGGCTCCTGTGGCTAGATGTACACGAGTACGTGTGCATGCACAGCCTTGTCTGCTCTTGCTAGTTGGAAGCCTCCTCTTTTTCCCGTTCTTTAGACAAAGCTCATTGCATTTTCCACCAAAAGTTTTAACTAAAGACTAAGATCTGGCTGCCAGGAAATGGAGCCATCAGAAGTGAGTTATTCTGAGCACACtcctacatttttatttcttcttttctgctggcTTGTTAAAGCCACGGGGGGGATTTCAATAAAGCAGTACCAAGTTTTGGGGCTGTACCTATATTATTAATGCACTAATGCTGTCTTCAGTAGTGATAAGTCATTTTTATAAGATAGTGATATCTGTGtctttgctgtgtttgcttttccctcttttgaGCTGTGTTGCATGATTTTGCTTCTCATGGAGAACCAGTTGTGTTACTTAACTCAGTctatgtggttttttttcttcccctcccagTATTTACACGAAAAACACATTCTTCACAGAGATCTTAAAACTCAAAATGTGTTTCTGACAAGAACAAATATAATCAAAGTGGGTGACCTGGGAATAGCCAGAGTGTTGGAAAACCAGTGTGACATGGCCAGAACTCTGATAGGCACACCATACTACATGAGCCCTGAGCTCTTCTCTAACAAACCCTACAACTACAAGGTACAGTAAGTTGATGCAAATGTCATTTCTGCTTTGCTAAGCAACTGGTTTTGTTTGCCTGAGAACATTAGAATCTTATGcgctatttttaattaattactttttaatgtcacaaaagataaaaggaaaaatgagatgTTGGCCAGCACCTTTATGGAACTGTTTGCTGCAGTGGATGAGAATTAACAGCATGTGATAAGTTATCACAAATCAGGTGTTTGTCAGGCTACCTGTACCTATTGTAGCATGCCAAAATAAACAGAGATTTTAGTCTGTGTTATGTAATTGGGTTTTCTAAAAGTATTATGTATGAGACATGATGCTTTATACTAAACTGtaacattaacaaaaaaaaaaaaagaagagaaatgtgCAGTGTTTCTGAATTTAACTTAAAGTAAGTGCTCTTATGTTCCACATGTTGAAAACCATGGGGAGCATCAGTTTGGGTGTCATTGTTGGGTGAGCAACAACTAAGGGAAACTGttcttatgaaaaataaaaatattttctttctctggttAGAACCAACATTGTaattaaatttagaaaaaaaatatatatatatatatatatatacacaactatgtaaatatatatatatacaactACAAACTGCAACTTTTACAGTTATTTTCAGACTCCACCTGGTTAAAGTTGGAAGGAAATAGTCAATCAACTTTAAGAGTGAGACTGAGGCCAAAAAGTTTGTGGTGCATTTTGATCTTAAATGATTTATTGTGATTAAAAGCCTCTTGGAAAGCATAGAACTAAGCCTGGAGATAAAATTTCTGCCTTTAATGCAAAGCTCTTCAaactttctctttcccttttttcagtcTGATGTTTGGGCTTTAGGCTGCTGCGTTTATGAAATGGCCACTCTGAAACATGCATTTAATGCTAAAGACATGAACTCTTTGGTTTATCGAATTATTGAAGGAAAGGTAAAGACACTGAGATTTTTATTAGTTCTTGGGTTTTTTGATAACTTGAGGTCACCATTTTCAGTCAGAAGCTATGCAGGGGTTTGTAGGTATTTGGCATGTCACATGCATCGCCGTGTCTGCTTGTAAGGTTGGTATTTCCTGGTGATCTATGATAGAACAGCACACCCaggaagtttgtttttaaatactgcttGGGATTTCTTATTACCTTTCTGTACAATGCTGTGTAGATTAATTTTCAAGGTTTCGAGATAAgtagctttttttcattttcttcagacttACACATTGTGCAAAGAATTCCATCACTGTTAGTCTTTTTCCTGTTCTAACTTCAGTGTCTTATTTGCATTGCTGTATGATGAAGTTAAAACAgattaattatatataaatcTTACACCTATTCACAGAATTTCAACTTCAATATTAATTAAAACCAATAACAAAAATTGACAGGCAGAACACAGTTAAGCACTGGGGAAATGTATCGTGTGAATAGTTGGACTATTCTTTATACAGAGTACTTAGCTTGAATTTGGCTGTTATGTGTAAATGATTTTGCAGAACGCTTTGTTGCAGTGTTAAATAATCTCAGACTTCCACTCCTGTTCCAGCTGCCACCCATGCCGAAGGATTACAGCCCACAGCTGGTAGAAATAATACAAACCATGCTCAGTAAAAAACCTGAGCAGAGGCCTACTGTGAAAAGCATACTGAGACAGCCATATATCAAGCACCAAATTTCGTTGTTTTTGGAAGCCACAAAGATGTAAGATATTTTCACTTGAGTGATTGTATGCAAAACTTTCATGTTACTTCCATCTTTGCTTTATAgcttttcctattttgtttttatagcaGGATAACATTAGTTCTGCTGTGTGCCGTTGTAAAACCTGCAAACATATTAGTTGCCTTAGAGTCTTTGAGAAATAGGAGAGCTAGAATGAAAACCAGTtgggtttgcttgtttttgttttttgcaaagGCAAATTAAATTATGCAAGTCAGAACTGATCAGCTTAGTCAGAgtaaagaaatgagaaactcCAATATTTTCAAGGAAACACTGGGTGATGCACATTATGATAAATGGTTCATTGAGGCCATTTACCAGCTGGGAACTGTATTTGCAATTTCCTTTTGGTATTCATTGATaccattgtttttcttccttaagtTTGGTCAGTTATTTTACTGCTGCCAGATAAGAGTGGTTTTGGTGCTGTGCAAACAAACATACTTTGCTGCTGGAGTCTAAATGGTGTTTTTAAGCTCCTTTTATAGAGAGAAAAATGGGGATGTTATGTACAGCCTGTTGAAGAAGCCCACTATTGTGTGTTCTCTGTTATCTGTGTACGGGATTGTTTTTGTAAATTCATAGAAGCTAAAGAAGTATCTTAAGGTCTTGTAACCAATGAATGAgcaactttctttctttttttttttttttctaacaggaAAGCAGCCAAAAGTCATAAGAAAATGGCAGATCCTAAACTTAAAGATTCTTCTTCTGTGGTCCCAGTGAAGAATGAATCTCATAACAAGAACACTGTACCCCCAAACAGTTCCTCTGAGCGAGGGAGGAAATGCAGAGCTGTAAGATACgtcctccttcctctcctgcgCACTGAAAATCAACTTGCTTTTTTCCCaggaaaaatactgtattttagaTGAAATGCCTTGAGCATTGTGAGAACATAGATTCCTCATGGTGTGTAAAACTTACCTTAATGAAGGGGTGGTGCTTAGGTTAATAACAGGAGTAATCAAAAAGCTGTGGGTCAGTAAAACTGATTGTAGTGCCTTAACTATAAGATGGTAACTAAATAACATCTGATTTTCTACCTGTGGGCTCTGTATGAACCACTTCTATGTAAATGTGCAAttgaatctgcaaacttacCTTTTGTGTGAAGCATGGTTATATACAAGTATTTCTACACTTCTCATGGAGTATTTGaggtaaaacatttttcaaatatttgatgACAAGTGATAACCATTTTCAGTGATACAATTCTGAttggaaaaattaattattgtTATACTACAGAAACTGTTTACTGTTCTAGTTGTTTCCAGTGGTTAAAATGAGTCATATAAAGTGATTAATCTTGTATGTGGTTAtgtggttggttggttttttgtttgtttgtgttctgAAATTAGTCTGCTATCGTGGGTTTGAGCTTTCAGAGCTGAAATGCTAAATGTATGTGGTGGAGTAGCTCTTGGAGAATTGCTGGCACTCATTGGCTTCTCCCTCATGGAAGACCAAGGGTTTACAACTTTTCTTTCATGGTACCAGTGAAAGTGGGTGAGCGGTATATGTTTACATCCCTGCCTGAAATATTAATCTGCACATACAGTCTGCATCTCTTTTAAAAAGTGGGGTGTTGCATTTTTGAAGCTCTTCATCTGCTATCAAAATTTCATTACGCTTTATGAACTCTGGTATGTTAACAGTGTTCCTCAGGTGCTTGGAGTATTCTTTCATAAGTGTGTAACACCAAGAAGCAactctcttgttttgtttttattctagAATGAAGAAGACTGTGCCATCAAATATAAAGCCAGCAAGTTTTGTCCATCAGAGAAACCAGCTGTTGAGCTGAGTGCAAAACCATGCAGTAATGATTTGGACAACTTGGGAGGCTCCTTGGCTACGATTAGTGGAGTGAATATTGATATCTTAccatatgaaaagaaaaactttggaAGTGAAAAGAATAGCAGTGAGCATATTCCAGAGAGCAATAAAGCAAAGTATGTGAATGCTTCAGGGAATTCTGAAATAATATCCAGTAATCCTCCAATGAAAACTGATGGActacagaaaaagacaaagcaagcTTCTAAAGGGGGAAGTGTTGACTCTAAGCACTCATCTGTTGATGCTGTGGAAGATGATGATGACACTTTGAAACTCCTGCAGCCTGCATTGAAAGACC encodes the following:
- the NEK4 gene encoding serine/threonine-protein kinase Nek4 codes for the protein MGFCEGGDLYHRLKEQKGKLLPENQVVEWFVQIAMALQYLHEKHILHRDLKTQNVFLTRTNIIKVGDLGIARVLENQCDMARTLIGTPYYMSPELFSNKPYNYKSDVWALGCCVYEMATLKHAFNAKDMNSLVYRIIEGKLPPMPKDYSPQLVEIIQTMLSKKPEQRPTVKSILRQPYIKHQISLFLEATKMKAAKSHKKMADPKLKDSSSVVPVKNESHNKNTVPPNSSSERGRKCRANEEDCAIKYKASKFCPSEKPAVELSAKPCSNDLDNLGGSLATISGVNIDILPYEKKNFGSEKNSSEHIPESNKAKYVNASGNSEIISSNPPMKTDGLQKKTKQASKGGSVDSKHSSVDAVEDDDDTLKLLQPALKDQKQTDVDVVYHGASGDAQEKITSQLQPPGSTHEPSVSRQQWQKKRELAEVCSEKFRAVSPRPLPFPADVNVKTAQSCAEEHIAKISAPASSTRTSQDAIAKERPLSARERRRLKQSREEMFPSVIPARRTGSSAVVEGKSHVENRVKVAQSSSDPSTSQKSRETHCLSDDELSSSTSSTDKSDGDSKEKKSSVSEVNELVQLMIWTLRMDPKENSECSVTSTPAPEFKLHRKYRDTLILHGKSSEESEDFKFEEIPSDMLSGPEKMRRMVEVLRSDVVRGLGVKLLEKVYSIMEEEDEVKRELQLREHMGDKYVSYSVKARHLKFLEENVEF